The region GCGGCTCTGTCTCCTGTGTTTGTTTACGCGCGGCATTTGTCGCGAGCCCTACCGTGGCGTGCGTCGTGGATGGCCACGTCGTTCTGTGGGGAAGAGGCCTGGGTGAGTGCGTGGTCCAGCCTGGCGGTCGAAGGAGGGTTGCTCGGAGGCGGTCCTTGGTGCACGAGGCGTTTGTGGAGCCTGGTGTTGAGAAGGGCGAAGTCTGGAGGGAGAGGGCGCAGCGTTGGTGGGTGGCGCGTTTGAGTGGGTGAGTGTCGTTGCGGGAAGGCGCTGGTGCCTGATTGCGGTGGTACTTTGCGGAGTCCATGCGGAGTAGCAGAGGTGCCTGGGATGACAGAGAGGTGTTTGTGGAGGTTGTTGGCTTGGAGAGGTGAAGGGGAGGGCGAGAGCCTGCGAGGCCCGTGTGTCGTGCTCCGGGGTGGAGGTGGGGTTATGCTGTGTGAGAAGGGGAGTGTTGAGGGCGCGGAGGTGTGGAGTGGGGAGAAGTGGCGAGGCGGTCAGGTGTTTGtgggctggggctgaggctgaggagaggagctgaGGAGAAGTGGTGGTGGAGGAGCGTGTGCTGGAGGCGCACCGCTGCAGAGCGAGGTGCAGATGCTGGCTGTCTTTGGGAGGAGGCGGGAGCCGTGGAGTGAGAGGTGCTAGTGCTCCCGGTAGAGCTGCAGCACGGGAGTAGGTTCTGGGCGGGCGGTAGGGGTGGGTGCCAGGCACCTTGTGGGTTAGTGGCATGTGTGGAAGGGAATGTGATTGAGGCGGTGATTAGTGAAGCGCCGTGGTGTTGGAGCCACTAGTGATGCGTAAGGAAGAGGTGTTGGCTGTTGCCAAGGGGTGGGAAGCGGCCTGGTGTGGTGCTTTGCCACAAAGAGGTGCCTAATCTTTGCGGAGTGCCTGCTGGGAGCCTACAGAAGGTCTCTTGCAGTGTACAGCCATGGTAGGCATGTAGCGTGGGCGAACGTGGCACTGGTGCCgaaggaagaggggaggggaggggaggggagaggaggtggcAGGCGGGCGAGGAGCGTGTGCTTGGGAGGGGAGTGGAGAGCCTGGGTGGGTGCGTAGGGCTGGAGTTGGGCCAGGGCAAggtgagctggagctggaagagaagggtTGGAAGCGGAGTGGGCATTGTGCGCGGTGTTTTTTGGGAGGCCTTTGACGGAGCCTTGCCTGTTTAGCCTCCTGCCCCGTTGCtgaggtgtgtgctgcgtgGGCGGAGGaggtggtgggtgtgaggtgaaAGAGAGCGCCGCTGTGGGAAGAGCGGCTGCGGTCAGTGGTGCAGCGTGCTGTTGGCAGGCAGTAAGTGGTGGTGTGGGCGCCTGGCATCCAGGTGAGTGGTGGTGCCAGAGCTGTTGGCCGTGTGTGTTGGCAGGGTGGGTGATGGGAGGGCTGCGCTCTGAGGAAGGCTGTGTCGGCCAGGGACCCGTCCGAGTGGAGCGATGGATGGGCGGGGGGACGTGGCGGGGTGGGAGAAGTAAACGGTGTGTTGGGAAGCTGCCGAAGTTGAAGAAGGGCCAGCGCAAGGTCTTGCGCGTGGGGTGGCGCAAGCCGCTGTCCCCGTACAGGGGGTGTCCCGTCCCCGGCTCCTCTGGAGACGGAGGTGAGCCCCCCGCCGTGGTGCGAGGTGTTTGGAGAAGAGTGTTGGAGCAGGTGATGCCTGGCGGTGGCTTCCCACTGGAAGGGTCGTGCTGAGATTCTGTGAGGCCCGTGACGCTCAAGTTTTTACAAAAGGTCTTTATTTGCCTCGAATAAATAGAAGGAATAAATAGAGGGCTACGCTTATCAGAATAAATAgaataagttaaataaatagAGGGGTACACTTATCAGACTAAATAgaataagttaaataaataagcGGAGGGGTACTTTTTGGAGCAGTGCGTGAGTGTGTGGGCAAGTTGGTGGCACCAGGCGTTTCCGTTGTTGAGGGGCGTGGTGAGTGCAGAGCAGGAAGTAGCGGGTGTCTCGCGTTGGGGCTGGGTCTGTGGACGTGGCCTCTGTGTTTGCCATCGGTGGTGTCCTGTGTGGGAGGAGGCGTGGGGTCGAGGTGCGCGGGGCGACGTTGGTGGGCAGGGTGCCCGAGCGTGGCTGTGGGTGTTCACGATGCTGCTGGAGTCTGCGTGGTGGAGGCGGTGGTGGAGGCGGGATGGTGTGGGTGTTGCGGGGTGATGCGAGGAGGGTGCCATGGGAGCGACCGTCTGAGGGTGAGGGGCAGGTGTAGGGTGAGGGCTGCGTGGGTGGTCGGTTGTGGTGAGGAGGGGTTGTGTCTAATCCGCCATGATGCGGGTGAGGTTGTGGATGCGCTGGAAGCAGGTGTGAGCTTCGAGGCGGACGCTGTCCCAGGCGCAGGGGCTGTGGTTGTGCGTGCGCAGGAAGTTCTGGATGTGCCGGAAGTATGTGGCGATGCTGAGCTGGTGGGTGAGAGGCACTCGGGTTTTGGAATCCCTGCCGGCGCCCGGGAGGCATTGCTGGAGGTGTTGGATTTGGTCGTGGAGCTGGTTGAGGAGCTGTTGGTGCGCTTGCGCGTCCCAGTGGGCGGGGGTGTTTTCGCTGCTGAGAGTGGTGAAGAGGTGGTCGAGGATGCGTAGGATGGCGGCGGTGGCTTGTTGTGGGTCCTGGATTGTGAGGAGGGTGTTGGGGAAGGGGAAAGTTGGGTCCTGTTGGGCGCAGGTGTGTGTCAGGCGAGGAGCCATGgcgaggaggagctggaggctgtCCCAGTTGAAGGTGGTCTGCTGGGTGCGAAGGTTGGTGCAGCGGAGGGCAGTGCCGAGAgcgggcaggaggagcaggagcagcgtGGCGCCGTGCCACAGGCAGGGGTGTCGTGCTGCGGGCGCTGCCATGGTGGTGTGTAGAGTTGTCCGGAGGTGCGATGCAGCAGGCTTGTCAGCCGTGGTGGTGGTGTCGAGTGGTGTGCTTGAGGCTGCGCGTCGCGTCCGGCTTTATTTGGTGCGGCGCGTTTCCCTTTGCCGTTTTCCAGTTGCGGAGAATTTCCTGCTGTCGTTTTCAGTTTTGGTTGTGGCTTTGTTGGCGTTTGTGGTTTTCTGGGGAAGTAGTCTTGCGGGTGCGCGGTGCGCCGTAGGGCGATGGTGGTGCTTCCGCGGTGCTGTGGTTGGTGTTTTGGGGGCAGTGCCGTCGGGGAGGCTGGCTGTTGTGCTG is a window of Rhea pennata isolate bPtePen1 chromosome Z, bPtePen1.pri, whole genome shotgun sequence DNA encoding:
- the LOC134153400 gene encoding interferon-like; the protein is MAAPAARHPCLWHGATLLLLLLPALGTALRCTNLRTQQTTFNWDSLQLLLAMAPRLTHTCAQQDPTFPFPNTLLTIQDPQQATAAILRILDHLFTTLSSENTPAHWDAQAHQQLLNQLHDQIQHLQQCLPGAGRDSKTRVPLTHQLSIATYFRHIQNFLRTHNHSPCAWDSVRLEAHTCFQRIHNLTRIMAD